A region of the Bacillus sp. (in: firmicutes) genome:
AATTGCTCATTTCTTAGAGCACAAACTGTTTGAAAAAGCCGATGGCGATGTGTTTCAACAATTTAGTCGGCAAGGAGCTTCTGCCAACGCATTTACTTCATTTACTCGAACGGCTTACTTATTTTCAAGTACGTCAAATGTGCGTGAGAATTTAGAGACGTTAATGGATTTCGTGCAAGATCCGTATTTTTCTGACCAATCAGTAGAAAAAGAAAAAGGCATTATTGGCCAAGAAATACGTATGTATGATGATAATCCCGACTGGCGGCTTTACTTCGGCTTAATTCAAAATATGTACCATCACCATCCAGTCAAAATTGATATTGCTGGAACGGTTGAATCGATTTCCCATATTACGAAAGAATTATTATATGAGTGCTACTATACCTTCTATCATCCGAAAAACATGCTGTTATTTGTCGTTGGGGCGATTGATCCGGATGAGACGATGGAGCAAATTCGTACGAATCAAGAAAAGAAAACCTTTAAAGGGAACGGAGACGTTGAGCGATATCAGGTGGATGAACCCGTTTCTGTAGCAGAAGCATCAAAAGAATTGCGAATGAACGTGCAAACACCGAAATGTTTAGTCGGAATAAAAGCGATTGACGTCCATCAATCAGGAAAAGAAATGTTAAAAAATGAATTAACGATTAATGTGATGTTAGATATGTTATTCGGAAAAAGTTCTCCAATTTATTTTGATCTATACGAAGAAGGTCTCATCGATGAAACGTTCTCCTACGATTATACCCAAGAAAACGGCTTCGGCTTTGCGATGGTCGGTGGAGATAGCGCACGTCCAGATGAATTAGTGAAAAAGCTGAAACAAGTGTTACTAGATGCGACGAACGGTAAATATTTATCTGAAGAAGGATTAGAGCGAACGAAAAAGAAAAAAATTGGTGGCTTATTACGAGCTCTCAACTCTCCTGAATTTATCGCCAACCAGTTTACACGATATGCGTTTAATGATATGAATTTATTTGATGTTGTCCCAACCCTCGAAGAAATTACGTTTGCCGACATTCAAGCGGTAACGAAGCGTTTTGTAGAAGAAGAGCGTATGACCGCATGTTATGTGTTACCAAAAAACGGAACTAGTTAAATCGCTGAATTGGTTCAGCGATTTTTTCTTGAGAAAGGATGAAAGAAAGTTATGAAATTTGCCTTAATCACAGGGGCGAGCGGTGGAATCGGTCAAGCAATTGCTATACAGCTAGCTCAGGAAGGGTGGAATTTATACCTACATTACCACTGTCAAAAGCATGTGATTGAAAAACTAACAGAACAATTAGCACCCTTTAAAGGAGAATATATTCCCGTTTGCGGGGATTTAAGTACAAAAGAAGGTGTATCACACGTTCTTAATCAATTGTTTACCGTTGATGCACTTGTCTATGCCGCTGGAAATGCACCGTACGGATTGCTTGTTGACATGGACGATGACACGATTGAACGTACGATTGAGCTACACGTTTTGAGCCCACTACGTCTCGTTCGCTGTTTGTTACCAAAAATGAAAAATGGGAATATCGTTTTCATCAGTTCCATTTGGGGACAGACGGGAGCCGCGTGCGAGGTTGTTTACTCTACTGTTAAAGGCGCTCAAATTTCATTTGTAAAAGCGTTAGCGAAAGAAGTGGCATCTCAAGGAGTTCGCGTCAATGCAGTTGCACCAGGAGCTGTTCAAACGAACATGCTTCAAGCATTTACCGAAGACGAATTACGTGCACTAGAGGAAGAAATTCCTTTGGGTCGCCTAGCCAAACCGGAGGAAGTCGCTCAAGCGGTTTCTTATTTATTAAGTGAGCGTGCGTCATACATTACGGGGCATATTCTTTCGGTCAATGGTGGATGGTATACATAACTTTTTCTAAATAGGGAATGCATATTTTTAACTTCCTGTCACAAACTAACGTTGACACCGGAAAAGGAGGTTAATTACAATGTCTGTTTTAGATAACTGGCAACAATGGAAACATTTTTTAGGTGATCGCCTCGATCAAGCAGAAAAAGCAGGTATGTCAGAACAAGTTATTTCTGACCTCGCGTATCAAATTGGTGATTATTTAGCTAACAAAGTACAACCGAAAAACGAACAAGAAAAAGTATTAGCTGATTTATGGTCGGTAGCGAGTGAACAAGAGCAGCACGCACTCGCCAACATGATGGTTCGACTTGTTCAAAACGATCAATAAACTTATCTATATTTATTTAAAGTAAGCGTAAGAATTCTTATGCTTACTTTTTTTATGAAAATGATTGATGAAATTTTGATAAATGAACAAAATTAGTTAATTTTATAACAATTTCTTTATTTATCATGTTTTCCTTTTCTCTTATCATAAAATCATATATGATAGACACTAGATGAGTATTTTTATCTATAAGCAACCTAACAGTAAATTGAAGGAATTATTTGGAGGGTGACGGATGGAAAAACAAGAATGGTATTTAGAATATGAAATTCAAAAAAACCGTCCAGGATTGTTAGGCGATATTTCATCCCTGTTAGGTATGCTTTCTATTAATATCGTCACCATTAACGGGGTGGATGAAGGACGTCGAGGCCTGTTATTGTTAGCTGATAGTGAGAAGCAAATTATTCGTTTAGAATCAATATTACAAACAATGGATACGATAAAAATAACAAAGCTTCGTGAACCAAAACTAAGGGATCGCCTAGCTGTTCGCCATGGAAGGTACATACAGCGTGACGCCGATGATAAAAAAACGTTTTGTTTTGTGCGGGATGAATTAGGACTATTAGTCGATTTTTTGGCTGAGCTATTTAAACAAGAGGGGCACAAATTAATTGGGATACGGGGGATGCCTAGAGTCGGAAAAACCGAATCGCTCGTTGCCGCTAGTGTTTGTGCCAATAAACGATGGTTATTCGTTTCTTCGACCTTGTTAAAACAAACCATCCGTAACCAACTCATCGAAGACGAATACAATGCGGAAAATATTTTCATTTTGGACGGAGTCGTATCCA
Encoded here:
- a CDS encoding insulinase family protein; translation: MDGTDSSNNQRRDYRCCTTSGSRYDLLFNKFGGRTSVKQIVFDQLKETLYYEKLPNGLDVYLLPKKGFNKTFATFTTKYGSVDNYFTPLGKNEYVKVPDGIAHFLEHKLFEKADGDVFQQFSRQGASANAFTSFTRTAYLFSSTSNVRENLETLMDFVQDPYFSDQSVEKEKGIIGQEIRMYDDNPDWRLYFGLIQNMYHHHPVKIDIAGTVESISHITKELLYECYYTFYHPKNMLLFVVGAIDPDETMEQIRTNQEKKTFKGNGDVERYQVDEPVSVAEASKELRMNVQTPKCLVGIKAIDVHQSGKEMLKNELTINVMLDMLFGKSSPIYFDLYEEGLIDETFSYDYTQENGFGFAMVGGDSARPDELVKKLKQVLLDATNGKYLSEEGLERTKKKKIGGLLRALNSPEFIANQFTRYAFNDMNLFDVVPTLEEITFADIQAVTKRFVEEERMTACYVLPKNGTS
- a CDS encoding SDR family oxidoreductase; its protein translation is MKFALITGASGGIGQAIAIQLAQEGWNLYLHYHCQKHVIEKLTEQLAPFKGEYIPVCGDLSTKEGVSHVLNQLFTVDALVYAAGNAPYGLLVDMDDDTIERTIELHVLSPLRLVRCLLPKMKNGNIVFISSIWGQTGAACEVVYSTVKGAQISFVKALAKEVASQGVRVNAVAPGAVQTNMLQAFTEDELRALEEEIPLGRLAKPEEVAQAVSYLLSERASYITGHILSVNGGWYT
- a CDS encoding DUF3243 domain-containing protein; this encodes MSVLDNWQQWKHFLGDRLDQAEKAGMSEQVISDLAYQIGDYLANKVQPKNEQEKVLADLWSVASEQEQHALANMMVRLVQNDQ
- a CDS encoding DUF3388 domain-containing protein — protein: MEKQEWYLEYEIQKNRPGLLGDISSLLGMLSINIVTINGVDEGRRGLLLLADSEKQIIRLESILQTMDTIKITKLREPKLRDRLAVRHGRYIQRDADDKKTFCFVRDELGLLVDFLAELFKQEGHKLIGIRGMPRVGKTESLVAASVCANKRWLFVSSTLLKQTIRNQLIEDEYNAENIFILDGVVSTQRANERHWQLVREIMRLPAVKVVEHPDVFVMNSEYSMDDFDYIIELRNDPDEEITYDLVQKNNLFNNNDFCGFDF